In the Leptolyngbya sp. SIO1E4 genome, one interval contains:
- a CDS encoding DUF4126 domain-containing protein, translating into MTELLAVLSISAAAGFRLALPLLMIGLMSESLWSQVPILSMFPPTIVVGALVSWTLAELVFSKERIIQRLFQSVELFLSPLVGAIAGITIARTFSLEGELTPLLGILGGLLALVIHLVQVGWLYRLRTPSIWLVVAADLLCVCLVLLAFDAPHQGGLIALLLLWLALRTSSLWRNWYVAQAEPRHRKRPRYLKRNPD; encoded by the coding sequence ATCACTGAATTACTCGCTGTCTTGTCTATCTCGGCTGCGGCTGGCTTTCGGTTAGCCTTACCGCTGTTGATGATTGGGTTGATGTCGGAAAGTCTGTGGTCTCAGGTACCGATTCTGTCCATGTTCCCTCCAACCATTGTGGTTGGGGCGTTAGTGAGTTGGACTCTGGCTGAACTGGTGTTTTCCAAAGAGCGAATCATCCAGCGGCTGTTTCAGAGTGTTGAGCTTTTCTTAAGTCCTCTGGTCGGGGCGATCGCGGGCATTACCATCGCTCGCACATTCAGTCTGGAAGGGGAATTGACTCCGCTGCTAGGGATTTTAGGCGGGCTCTTAGCGCTTGTGATTCATCTGGTTCAGGTGGGTTGGCTTTATCGTCTCAGAACCCCGTCGATTTGGCTCGTTGTTGCCGCCGACCTGCTGTGCGTTTGCCTGGTGCTGTTGGCCTTCGATGCCCCCCACCAAGGGGGGCTCATTGCTCTGCTGCTATTATGGCTAGCCTTGCGAACCTCAAGTTTGTGGCGGAATTGGTATGTAGCCCAAGCAGAGCCGCGTCACCGGAAACGACCTCGTTATCTAAAGCGCAATCCTGACTAA
- a CDS encoding rhomboid family intramembrane serine protease has product MASPSDKTILQELKTQAWILGGLIGLLWGIQLINAELFNGRLAHYGIRPRQLNGLQGILWAPLLHGSASHLLANTIPLLTLGWLIMLQETEDFLTVTIITAFVSGLGTWLVGASTSIHIGASGIVFGYFGYLLLRGYFERSATSIALSFMVIMLYGGLIWGVLPTQQGISWEGHLFGFIGGGLAARLLAKRRSPR; this is encoded by the coding sequence ATGGCGTCTCCCTCGGATAAAACAATTCTTCAGGAACTTAAAACTCAAGCTTGGATCCTAGGGGGTTTGATTGGCCTGCTCTGGGGAATTCAGTTAATAAACGCTGAGCTATTTAACGGCAGGCTTGCCCACTATGGTATTCGTCCCAGACAACTAAACGGGCTACAGGGCATTCTCTGGGCTCCTCTGCTTCATGGCAGCGCCAGTCATCTGTTGGCTAACACGATTCCGCTGTTGACCCTGGGCTGGCTAATCATGCTGCAGGAAACAGAAGACTTCCTCACTGTGACTATTATTACTGCATTTGTCAGCGGGCTGGGAACCTGGTTGGTTGGCGCCTCCACCTCTATCCATATTGGCGCCAGTGGAATAGTCTTTGGATATTTTGGCTACTTGCTGCTGCGAGGCTATTTTGAACGCAGTGCTACCTCAATCGCTTTGTCATTCATGGTGATTATGTTGTACGGAGGGTTGATTTGGGGCGTGCTACCCACTCAACAGGGCATTTCCTGGGAGGGACATTTGTTTGGCTTCATTGGAGGCGGGCTGGCGGCTCGTCTGCTGGCTAAGCGTCGCTCCCCTCGATAA
- the hrcA gene encoding heat-inducible transcriptional repressor HrcA, with protein sequence MQAPITLNARQQHVLWATVRQYVSTAEPVGSKVLAKEYGLKFSPATVRHVMGFLEKSGLLFQPHTSAGRIPSDFGYRLYVDHLMHPSTKVAQRVDTQLSESLNWDNWSVEALLRGATQILAALSGYLTLITVPQKSEATIRHLQLVLLDETQMLLSAVLDSLETQSMVIQLPTADGQDTPHLEALERELKILSNFLSAHLIGRSLLEISELDWETLDREFQRYSKTLKDAMQVLAKRNQSSGMAQFVMSGLGGVLRQPEFSETQQVQAIVHLLEEEQAQLWPLVFESTSTEEAEQGVRVWIGSENPLEPMQSCALVSSTYYRRKIPIGSVSVLGPTRMMYDNAIAVVEAAANYLSEAFNLGF encoded by the coding sequence ATGCAAGCGCCTATTACACTCAATGCTCGTCAGCAACATGTGCTTTGGGCAACTGTCCGGCAGTATGTCTCAACCGCTGAACCTGTGGGTTCTAAGGTTCTGGCCAAAGAATATGGCCTCAAGTTTAGTCCGGCAACTGTTCGCCATGTGATGGGCTTTTTAGAGAAGTCCGGACTACTTTTTCAACCGCATACGTCTGCAGGGCGCATCCCCTCCGATTTTGGCTATCGGTTGTATGTAGATCATCTCATGCACCCTTCAACGAAAGTGGCTCAACGAGTGGATACTCAACTGTCTGAGTCGTTGAACTGGGATAACTGGAGCGTAGAGGCGCTGCTGCGAGGAGCAACCCAGATTTTGGCAGCCTTAAGCGGTTATCTCACATTAATTACGGTGCCCCAGAAAAGCGAGGCAACCATTCGCCATTTGCAACTCGTGCTGTTAGATGAAACGCAAATGTTGCTCTCAGCTGTTCTGGATTCTTTAGAAACCCAGTCAATGGTGATCCAACTACCAACGGCAGACGGTCAAGATACGCCTCATTTAGAAGCGCTGGAACGGGAGCTTAAGATCCTGTCAAATTTTCTGAGTGCTCATTTGATAGGACGATCACTTCTGGAGATTTCAGAGCTGGATTGGGAAACCCTGGATCGAGAGTTTCAGCGTTACAGCAAGACGTTGAAGGATGCGATGCAGGTTTTAGCAAAACGCAATCAATCTTCAGGAATGGCCCAATTTGTAATGAGTGGCTTAGGCGGGGTTCTCCGTCAACCGGAGTTTTCAGAAACCCAACAGGTACAAGCAATTGTGCATCTGTTGGAAGAAGAACAGGCACAGTTGTGGCCCCTCGTTTTTGAATCTACCTCAACAGAGGAGGCTGAGCAGGGAGTTCGAGTTTGGATCGGCTCAGAAAATCCGCTGGAGCCGATGCAAAGCTGTGCCTTGGTTTCTTCTACTTATTACAGAAGAAAAATCCCTATTGGTAGCGTCAGTGTCCTGGGCCCGACTCGCATGATGTACGACAATGCGATCGCGGTGGTTGAAGCCGCTGCTAATTATTTATCAGAGGCTTTCAATTTAGGGTTCTAA
- a CDS encoding 2Fe-2S iron-sulfur cluster binding domain-containing protein, which produces MAKIVRLEPIAQESSVQTNGNLLSVLLNKDLDVLKECGGRGMCATCHIYVKEGEASLTPVNRREQRTLEVITSCKTNSRLACQARVLGEGVVVELPPGMYVNSLQDIEALVGRRAEANLLHPITGAVLVEEGKLITRSMLKQLENTDTFKVSEFFNQSSVT; this is translated from the coding sequence ATGGCCAAAATTGTCAGGTTAGAACCCATTGCTCAAGAAAGCTCTGTCCAGACGAATGGCAACTTGCTGTCGGTTCTGCTCAATAAAGATCTGGATGTCTTAAAAGAATGTGGCGGACGGGGCATGTGCGCCACCTGTCATATCTACGTCAAGGAGGGTGAGGCATCTCTCACCCCCGTTAATCGGCGTGAACAGCGAACCCTAGAGGTGATTACTTCTTGTAAGACTAATTCCCGGTTAGCCTGTCAAGCCAGAGTGTTGGGGGAAGGGGTGGTTGTAGAACTCCCCCCTGGGATGTACGTTAACTCCCTGCAAGATATTGAAGCATTGGTTGGCCGTCGAGCCGAAGCCAACCTGCTGCATCCGATTACAGGAGCAGTTTTGGTAGAAGAGGGCAAGCTAATTACACGCTCTATGCTAAAACAGCTTGAAAATACTGACACCTTTAAAGTTAGCGAGTTCTTTAATCAGTCTTCAGTCACTTAA
- a CDS encoding LysR family transcriptional regulator yields the protein MSSDLPFTLDQLRILKAIATEGSFKRAADSLYVSQPAVSLQVQNLERQLNVPLFDRGGRRAQLTEAGHLLLAYGDRILSLCQETCRAIEDLQSLQGGTLIVGASQTTGTYLLPRMIGLFRQRYPDVAVQLHVHSTRRTSWSVANGQVDLAIIGGEVPTELQDSLEIIPYAEDELALIMPVFHPLASNDIIRRDDLYQLKFIALDSQSTIRKVIDQVLTRCGIETSNLNIEMELNSIEAIKNAVQAGLGVAFVSISAIEKELQMGMLHRARIEAVVINRTLSVIFNPNRYRSKAAEAFTKEILPQFTNRSLELTQSPPDQNGQEKPIAPPSEVNGKAPVE from the coding sequence ATGTCTTCTGATCTCCCATTTACCCTGGATCAGTTGCGTATTCTTAAGGCGATCGCAACTGAGGGAAGTTTTAAGCGGGCTGCCGACAGCCTCTATGTTTCTCAGCCAGCGGTTAGCCTCCAGGTACAAAATTTGGAGCGGCAGCTCAATGTGCCGTTGTTCGACCGCGGTGGGCGACGGGCACAGCTCACTGAAGCAGGGCATCTCCTTTTAGCCTATGGTGATCGCATTTTGAGTCTATGCCAAGAGACCTGTCGCGCAATTGAAGACCTTCAAAGCCTGCAAGGGGGAACCTTGATAGTGGGCGCTAGTCAGACCACAGGAACCTATCTCCTACCCCGGATGATTGGCTTATTTCGACAACGGTATCCTGATGTCGCGGTGCAACTCCACGTTCATTCCACCCGTCGCACCTCTTGGAGTGTGGCCAATGGTCAAGTAGATTTAGCCATTATTGGAGGAGAAGTCCCCACAGAATTGCAAGACTCCTTGGAAATTATTCCCTACGCTGAGGATGAACTTGCACTCATCATGCCCGTTTTCCATCCCTTAGCCAGTAATGACATCATCCGTCGCGATGATTTGTATCAGCTCAAGTTTATTGCTCTAGACTCTCAATCTACAATTCGTAAAGTGATTGATCAGGTACTGACACGCTGTGGCATTGAGACTAGCAACCTTAACATTGAGATGGAACTAAACTCTATCGAAGCGATTAAGAATGCGGTGCAAGCAGGGCTCGGGGTTGCCTTTGTATCCATTTCTGCCATTGAGAAAGAGTTACAAATGGGCATGCTACATCGGGCTCGCATTGAAGCGGTAGTGATCAATCGCACCCTGTCTGTCATTTTTAATCCGAATCGTTACCGTTCTAAGGCCGCTGAAGCATTCACAAAAGAAATTTTGCCTCAGTTTACCAATCGCTCTTTAGAATTAACTCAATCCCCACCAGACCAAAACGGTCAGGAAAAGCCGATTGCCCCCCCTTCAGAAGTAAATGGGAAGGCTCCTGTAGAGTGA
- a CDS encoding protein kinase, with protein sequence MEIVCTRPNCPRPENQFADLDNRGTLTTVHQKYCTACGMPLILSGRYLPEKLLGKGGFGAAFLARDRYTPAMRQCVVKLFQPAGDLSPDQMQLAQSLFQREAMVLEDLGNRHPQIPDLYAFFPLIVSGQKSGTQEEYFYLVQEFIDGEDLEQTLARRGALPSSEVTEILVSMLKVLDFVHTNGTIHRDIKPSNIMRHRNGTLYLLDFGAVKQATSAQGSSSNKSTGIYSIGFAPPEQMAGGTVYPSTDLYALAVTCITLLTGKEVSTLYDSYTNQWAWHPHAQMNPAIAAVLDRMLLPTPNQRYANAEEILTALRLATAGKGSTAIPSSTAARTSPGQTTGQTTASGAPLSTTALQSPQPVPSNPAAGAGTAVSSGAQIPHPNPAQPPLARPQASPPDPAIPLWEFLGGAAFTGVQGGLLAIALLSLLGTTWLGSGTWLLLVGGLLLLQVRRVIERFDLIIIAGITLAVILLLPALRDIVASPSPRVAVVMLAIMAGLAAVAIGTLFRLIYRVLSTLM encoded by the coding sequence ATGGAGATTGTTTGTACTCGCCCAAACTGCCCTCGCCCTGAAAATCAGTTCGCGGATTTAGATAACCGTGGCACCCTAACGACTGTGCACCAAAAATACTGCACTGCTTGTGGGATGCCGCTAATTTTGAGTGGTCGCTATTTACCCGAAAAGCTGCTGGGCAAGGGGGGGTTTGGCGCTGCGTTTTTAGCCCGCGATCGCTATACCCCAGCGATGCGTCAATGTGTTGTCAAGCTATTTCAACCTGCTGGAGATTTAAGCCCTGACCAGATGCAGTTGGCCCAGTCTCTGTTTCAGCGCGAAGCCATGGTGCTGGAGGATTTAGGGAATCGACATCCTCAAATTCCAGATCTCTATGCGTTCTTTCCACTAATCGTGTCAGGGCAAAAGTCAGGGACCCAGGAAGAATACTTTTATCTGGTACAAGAGTTCATTGATGGTGAAGATTTAGAACAAACGCTGGCACGACGGGGAGCACTCCCCTCTTCAGAAGTGACTGAGATTCTGGTGTCGATGCTGAAGGTGTTAGATTTTGTTCACACAAACGGCACCATCCATCGAGATATCAAGCCATCCAACATAATGCGCCATCGCAACGGCACCCTCTACCTGCTTGATTTTGGTGCGGTTAAACAAGCGACTAGCGCTCAGGGGTCTTCCAGCAATAAGTCTACAGGTATCTATTCGATCGGGTTTGCCCCACCCGAGCAAATGGCTGGAGGAACCGTCTACCCCTCCACCGATTTATATGCGCTGGCGGTCACCTGCATCACCTTGCTGACCGGCAAAGAGGTGAGTACCCTGTATGATTCCTACACTAATCAGTGGGCCTGGCATCCCCATGCTCAAATGAATCCGGCGATCGCCGCAGTGCTTGACCGCATGCTGCTGCCGACGCCGAATCAGCGATATGCTAATGCCGAAGAAATATTGACGGCATTGCGATTAGCGACGGCGGGTAAAGGCAGCACGGCTATTCCATCATCCACAGCTGCTAGAACATCTCCTGGTCAAACAACTGGTCAAACAACGGCTTCTGGGGCTCCTCTCTCGACTACCGCCCTGCAGTCTCCTCAGCCTGTACCTTCGAACCCTGCTGCTGGGGCCGGAACCGCCGTTTCCAGCGGGGCTCAGATCCCACATCCGAATCCGGCGCAACCTCCCCTCGCCAGGCCCCAGGCTTCCCCGCCTGATCCCGCGATTCCCCTGTGGGAATTCTTAGGGGGGGCTGCGTTTACTGGGGTTCAAGGGGGGCTGTTGGCGATCGCCCTGCTCAGTTTGTTAGGCACAACCTGGTTAGGGAGTGGGACTTGGCTGTTATTAGTCGGAGGGCTGCTGCTGTTGCAGGTTCGCCGCGTGATTGAGCGGTTTGACCTGATCATCATTGCGGGGATTACGCTGGCCGTGATTCTGCTGCTGCCTGCTTTACGGGATATTGTTGCCAGCCCCTCACCCCGGGTTGCGGTGGTTATGCTAGCAATAATGGCAGGGCTAGCTGCTGTTGCAATTGGCACCTTATTTCGACTGATTTATCGGGTACTGTCCACGCTGATGTAG
- a CDS encoding PstS family phosphate ABC transporter substrate-binding protein, which translates to MSSKNETPVLIASLLITAGLLGGGYWWFSRNGAVDLNSIPGSGDRSSPANTPSSPATSRNSGDRFTDVQAVPSGLFNYGGSTSWAPIRGSIDPVIQQAFPGFQLRYIDPIGSPPGSGAGIDMLLNNQLSLSQSSRPLNPDERQRAEGQGYVLTEIPVALEGIAIAINPDLAVTGVTLEQLRNIYLGTLTNWNQLGGPDLPIVPVSRPLAGGTVTFFVNTVLGGLAMPGTVSIANNTTEALRFVNSNPGSIYYASVPEVVGQCTIKPIAVGRQPDQLVSPYIEPYVPPEDCPAQRNQINREALRSGDYPLTRRLFVVVREDGQLDQQAGEAYANLLLTQQGQALLQEAGFVPVR; encoded by the coding sequence ATGAGCAGCAAAAATGAAACCCCTGTATTGATTGCCTCTTTGCTGATTACCGCTGGGCTGTTGGGCGGGGGGTATTGGTGGTTTAGCCGTAACGGCGCGGTTGATTTAAATTCAATTCCAGGGTCAGGAGACCGTTCATCTCCTGCCAATACCCCGTCGTCTCCCGCGACCTCGCGCAATTCAGGGGATAGGTTTACGGATGTTCAAGCGGTGCCTTCAGGGTTGTTTAACTATGGTGGCAGCACCTCATGGGCTCCCATCCGAGGGAGCATCGATCCGGTTATTCAGCAGGCTTTTCCAGGGTTTCAACTCCGCTATATTGATCCGATTGGGTCACCCCCTGGCTCGGGCGCGGGGATAGACATGCTATTGAATAACCAACTGTCTTTATCTCAATCTTCTCGCCCCCTCAACCCAGACGAGCGTCAGCGGGCTGAAGGGCAGGGATATGTCCTGACGGAAATTCCTGTGGCATTGGAAGGCATCGCGATCGCCATCAACCCTGATTTAGCGGTAACCGGCGTTACGCTGGAGCAGCTGCGGAATATCTATTTAGGCACACTGACTAACTGGAACCAGTTAGGGGGGCCGGATTTGCCCATTGTGCCTGTGTCTCGTCCCTTAGCGGGAGGCACCGTGACATTTTTTGTCAACACGGTTTTAGGCGGACTAGCCATGCCAGGAACTGTGTCTATCGCCAATAACACAACAGAGGCCCTACGGTTTGTCAATAGTAACCCCGGGTCAATTTACTATGCTTCTGTGCCAGAAGTTGTGGGGCAATGTACGATCAAGCCCATTGCGGTGGGGCGTCAACCCGATCAGCTCGTGAGTCCCTACATCGAACCCTACGTCCCTCCAGAAGATTGCCCAGCCCAGCGGAACCAGATCAATCGTGAGGCCTTGCGCAGCGGAGACTATCCGCTGACTCGTCGCTTGTTTGTTGTGGTGCGTGAAGATGGCCAGCTAGACCAGCAAGCAGGGGAAGCATACGCCAACTTGCTGCTGACCCAACAAGGCCAAGCTCTGCTGCAAGAGGCGGGGTTTGTCCCTGTTCGATAG
- a CDS encoding NDP-sugar synthase: protein MKAMILAAGKGTRVRPITYTIPKPMIPIMQKPVMEFLLELLKHHGFDQVMVNVSHLANEIEGYFRDGQRFGVEIAYSFEGRIVDGELVGEALGSAGGMKKIQEFSPFFDDTFVVMCGDALIDLDLTEAVRQHKEKGSIATVVMKSVPLKQVPSYGVVVTDGDGRIKSFQEKPKVEEALSTNINTGIYIFEPEIFNFIPPSVEFDIGGDLFPRLVANNAPFYGITMDFEWVDIGKVPDYWQAIQDVMTGKVKLVDIPGQEVKPGIYTGLNVKVNWDKVNIKGPVYIGARAHIEDGATIVGPTMIGPNCSICSNAIVDRSVIFEYSRIGPGVRLVDKLVFGRYCVDKTGASIDMQAAALDWLITDTRQAELAKPPIEHHEIAELMSQQV from the coding sequence ATGAAAGCCATGATTCTGGCTGCTGGTAAGGGAACACGGGTGCGTCCTATCACCTATACGATTCCAAAACCCATGATTCCTATTATGCAAAAACCCGTGATGGAATTTTTGCTGGAATTGCTAAAGCATCACGGATTTGACCAAGTCATGGTGAATGTGAGTCACTTGGCCAATGAGATTGAGGGCTACTTCCGTGATGGCCAGCGCTTTGGAGTTGAGATTGCTTATTCCTTTGAAGGCCGTATTGTCGATGGTGAACTTGTTGGAGAAGCGCTAGGGTCTGCTGGCGGCATGAAGAAAATCCAGGAGTTTTCGCCATTCTTTGACGATACGTTTGTGGTGATGTGTGGGGACGCACTGATTGATCTGGATTTGACTGAAGCCGTGCGTCAGCATAAAGAGAAAGGGTCGATCGCAACGGTTGTCATGAAGTCTGTGCCCCTCAAGCAGGTGCCGAGTTATGGGGTCGTCGTGACTGACGGCGATGGGCGTATCAAATCTTTCCAAGAGAAGCCTAAGGTTGAGGAAGCCCTCAGCACCAATATCAACACTGGTATATACATTTTTGAGCCTGAGATTTTTAATTTCATTCCACCCAGCGTGGAATTTGATATTGGGGGTGATCTTTTCCCCAGGCTGGTCGCCAATAATGCCCCGTTCTACGGCATCACCATGGATTTTGAATGGGTCGATATCGGCAAAGTCCCTGATTACTGGCAAGCGATTCAGGATGTGATGACGGGCAAGGTGAAGCTTGTTGATATTCCTGGACAAGAGGTCAAGCCTGGAATTTACACCGGCTTGAATGTGAAGGTTAATTGGGACAAAGTCAACATCAAAGGGCCTGTCTACATTGGGGCCAGAGCGCATATTGAAGATGGCGCGACGATTGTTGGCCCGACAATGATTGGGCCTAACTGTTCGATTTGCAGTAACGCGATCGTGGATCGTAGCGTTATCTTCGAATATTCTCGCATTGGCCCGGGGGTTCGACTGGTCGACAAGTTGGTGTTCGGTCGCTATTGCGTGGACAAAACAGGCGCTTCGATTGATATGCAGGCTGCTGCCCTAGACTGGCTAATTACAGATACCCGCCAGGCAGAATTGGCGAAGCCACCAATTGAACATCATGAAATTGCTGAGTTGATGAGCCAGCAGGTGTAA
- a CDS encoding DUF2949 domain-containing protein translates to MSQQAQLIEFLKRELAVPAEAIALGLRHSASTPNLLPIVLWQYGLVTTQQLNQIFDWLEASAS, encoded by the coding sequence ATGAGTCAGCAGGCCCAACTGATTGAGTTTCTGAAGCGGGAATTGGCTGTTCCAGCAGAGGCGATCGCCCTGGGGCTGCGTCATTCAGCTTCGACCCCAAATTTGTTGCCCATTGTGCTCTGGCAGTATGGTTTGGTAACCACACAGCAGCTGAACCAAATTTTCGATTGGCTCGAAGCTAGCGCTAGCTGA
- a CDS encoding DUF4168 domain-containing protein yields MPRRLLVASLAAGVLGVVGLPASLVPKHLPLATRAAIAQTDVTTEEVTQYARAVLEMDEYRTEAYTKIKDILLSVNMDISEIDVSCSSRDISKVPRSVRRNVEEILVGYCNQAQEIVEANQLTSRRFNEITNAHRQNEGLSERIQQELIRLQQPQ; encoded by the coding sequence ATGCCCCGGCGTCTGCTCGTTGCCAGCCTTGCTGCTGGAGTTTTGGGTGTGGTAGGACTCCCCGCCTCCCTGGTGCCCAAACATCTGCCATTAGCCACCAGGGCTGCGATCGCCCAAACTGATGTGACCACCGAAGAAGTCACGCAGTACGCTCGTGCTGTTCTTGAAATGGACGAGTATCGCACTGAAGCTTACACCAAAATTAAGGACATTTTGCTGTCTGTGAATATGGACATCAGCGAAATCGATGTCAGCTGCTCAAGTCGAGACATTTCTAAAGTCCCTCGTTCAGTTCGCCGCAATGTCGAGGAAATTTTGGTGGGTTACTGCAACCAAGCCCAAGAAATCGTTGAAGCCAACCAGCTAACCTCTCGCCGCTTTAACGAAATCACCAACGCGCATCGACAAAATGAAGGGCTATCAGAAAGAATTCAGCAAGAATTAATTCGCCTGCAGCAACCCCAGTAA